Proteins encoded within one genomic window of Arachis ipaensis cultivar K30076 chromosome B08, Araip1.1, whole genome shotgun sequence:
- the LOC107612481 gene encoding cellulose synthase A catalytic subunit 3 [UDP-forming], which yields MESEGEAGAKPITALGAQVCQICGDNVGKTVDGESFVACGVCAFPVCRPCYEYERKDGNQCCPQCKTRYKRHKGSPAILGDREEDVGADDVSSDFNYDSENQNQKTKISERMLSWHMTYGRGAEAGAPNYDKEVSHNHIPLLTSGQEVSGELSAASPERLSMASPGVGGGKRTIHHTPYSSDVNQLGNVAWKERVDGWKMKQEKNVVPMSTGQAASERGAGDIDASTDVLVDDSLLNDEARQPLSRKVSIPSSRINPYRMVIILRLVILCMFLHYRITNPVPNAFALWLISVICEIWFAISWILDQFPKWLPVNRETYLDRLALRYDREGEPSQLAAVDIFVSTVDPLKEPPLVTANTILSILAVDYPVDKVSCYLSDDGAAMLTFEALAETSEFARKWVPFCKKYNIEPRAPEWYFAQKIDYLKDKVQPSFVKDRRAMKREYEEFKVRINGLVSKAQKVPEEGWVMQDGTPWPGNNTRDHPGMIQVFLGQSGGLDSEGNELPRLVYVSREKRPGFQHHKKAGAMNALVRVSAVLTNGPFLMNLDCDHYINNSKALREAMCFMMDPNLGKYVCYVQFPQRFDGIDRNDRYANRNTVFFDINLRGLDGIQGPVYVGTGCVFNRTALYGYEPPLKPKHKKPGLLSSLCGGRRKKSSKSSKNGSDKKKSSKHADPTVPIFSLEDIEEGVEGTGFDDEKTLLMSQVSLEKRFGQSAVFVASTLMENGGVPQSATPETLLKEAIHVISCGYEDKTEWGAEIGWIYGSVTEDILTGFKMHARGWRSVYCMPKRPAFKGSAPINLSDRLNQVLRWALGSVEILLSRHCPIWYGYGGRLKWLERFAYVNTTIYPITAIPLLMYCTLPAVCLLTNKFIIPQISNIASLWFISLFLSIFATGILEMRWSGVGIDEWWRNEQFWVIGGVSSHLFAVLQGLLKVLAGIDPNFTVTSKASDDDGDFAELYMFKWTTLLIPPTTLLIVNLVGVVAGISYAINSGYQSWGPLFGKLFFAFWVIIHLYPFLKGLMGRQNRTPTIVVVWSILLASIFSLLWVRVDPFTTRVTGPDAEICGINC from the exons ATGGAGTCAGAAGGAGAAGCAGGG GCAAAGCCAATTACAGCTTTGGGTGCGCAAGTGTGCCAAATTTGTGGTGATAATGTTGGGAAGACTGTGGATGGCGAATCATTTGTCGCATGCGGTGTTTGTGCGTTCCCTGTGTGCAGGCCTTGTTACGAGTATGAAAGGAAGGATGGGAACCAGTGCTGCCCCCAGTGCAAAACTCGCTACAAGAGGCACAAAG GAAGCCCTGCCATTCTTGGAGACAGGGAAGAGGATGTTGGTGCTGATGATGTTTCTAGTGACTTCAATTATGATTCAGAAAATCAAAACCAAAAGACAAAGATTTCAGAGCGCATGTTGAGCTGGCACATGACATATGGCCGGGGAGCAGAGGCTGGTGCTCCAAATTATGATAAGGAAGTTTCTCACAACCACATTCCCTTGCTGACCAGCGGACAAGAG GTCTCTGGTGAGTTATCCGCAGCTTCACCTGAGAGGCTCTCGATGGCATCTCCTGGAGTTGGTGGTGGGAAGCGTACTATCCATCATACTCCATATTCATCAGATGTTAATCAGTTGGGCAATGTAGCTTGGAAAGAAAGAGTTGATGGCTGGAAGATGAAGCAAGAAAAGAATGTTGTTCCAATGAGCACAGGCCAAGCTGCTTCTGAAAGAGGAGCCGGAGATATTGATGCTAGTACTGATGTGCTTGTTGATGATTCCTTGTT GAATGATGAAGCTCGGCAACCACTTTCAAGGAAGGTTTCGATTCCGTCGTCTAGGATTAATCCATATCGTATGGTCATCATTCTTCGGTTGGTCATCCTCTGCATGTTCTTGCACTACCGTATAACAAACCCAGTGCCCAATGCATTTGCATTGTGGTTAATATCAGTTATATGTGAGATTTGGTTTGCTATATCATGGATATTGGATCAATTCCCTAAGTGGCTTCCTGTAAACCGTGAAACATATCTTGATAGGCTTGCGCTAAG ATATGACAGAGAAGGAGAACCGTCTCAGCTAGCAGCTGTTGACATTTTTGTCAGTACTGTCGACCCCTTAAAGGAGCCTCCACTGGTTACTGCCAATACTATATTGTCAATTCTTGCAGTTGACTACCCAGTGGATAAGGTCTCATGCTATCTGTCTGATGATGGTGCTGCTATGTTGACATTTGAAGCACTTGCCGAGACATCAGAATTTGCAAGGAAATGGGTTCCTTTCTGCAAGAAGTATAACATTGAACCCCGTGCACCTGAGTGGTACTTTGCACAGAAGATTGACTACTTGAAAGATAAGGTTCAGCCATCATTTGTCAAGGATCGCAGAGCAATGAAG AGAGAATACGAAGAATTTAAAGTTCGCATCAATGGACTTGTTTCAAAGGCACAGAAAGTTCCCGAAGAAGGATGGGTGATGCAAGATGGCACGCCATGGCCTGGAAATAACACAAGAGACCATCCTGGAATGATCCAG GTTTTCTTGGGTCAAAGCGGAGGACTCGACTCTGAAGGTAATGAACTTCCAAGATTAGTCTATGTTTCTCGTGAAAAGCGTCCAGGGTTTCAACATCACAAAAAGGCCGGTGCAATGAATGCCTTG GTTCGGGTTTCTGCTGTCCTAACTAATGGACCTTTCTTAATGAATCTCGATTGTGATCACTACATAAACAACAGCAAGGCCTTGAGGGAAGCTATGTGCTTTATGATGGATCCCAATCTGGGGAAATATGTTTGCTATGTACAGTTTCCACAGAGGTTTGATGGTATTGATAGGAATGATCGATATGCCAATCGTAACACTGTTTTCTTCGAT ATAAACTTGAGAGGTTTGGATGGAATCCAAGGTCCTGTATATGTGGGTACGGGATGTGTCTTTAACCGGACAGCTTTATATGGTTATGAACCGCCTCTTAAACCGAAGCATAAAAAGCCTGGGTTGCTATCTTCTCTCTGTGGTGGAAGGCGAAAGAAGAGTTCTAAATCTAGTAAGAATGGATCAGACAAGAAAAAATCTAGCAAGCATGCTGATCCAACTGTGCCCATCTTCAGTCTAGAGGATATTGAAGAAGGAGTAGAAG GAACTGGATTTGATGATGAGAAAACTCTACTTATGTCACAAGTGAGCCTTGAGAAAAGGTTTGGTCAATCTGCTGTTTTTGTTGCCTCCACTCTTATGGAGAATGGTGGCGTGCCTCAGTCAGCTACTCCAGAAACTCTTCTTAAGGAGGCAATTCATGTTATCAGCTGCGGTTATGAGGACAAAACTGAATGGGGAGCTGAG ATAGGATGGATATATGGTTCTGTCACAGAAGATATTCTTACTGGATTTAAGATGCATGCTCGTGGTTGGCGGTCTGTGTACTGCATGCCTAAGCGCCCGGCATTTAAAGGTTCTGCTCCAATCAATCTTTCGGATCGTCTGAACCAAGTGCTTCGATGGGCTTTAGGTTCTGTGGAAATTCTTCTAAGTCGGCACTGCCCCATCTGGTATGGTTATGGTGGAAGGCTCAAGTGGCTCGAGAGGTTTGCGTATGTGAACACAACAATCTATCCAATCACAGCCATTCCCCTTCTCATGTATTGTACCTTACCTGCCGTCTGTTTGTTGACCAACAAGTTCATTATTCCCCAG ATCAGTAACATTGCAAGTTTATGGTTTATTTCTCTCTTCCTTTCCATCTTTGCAACCGGAATTCTCGAGATGAGGTGGAGTGGAGTAGGAATCGACGAGTGGTGGAGGAACGAACAATTTTGGGTCATCGGTGGTGTTTCATCTCATCTTTTTGCTGTGCTCCAAGGCTTACTCAAAGTGCTGGCTGGTATTGACCCCAACTTCACCGTTACCTCCAAGGCATCAGACGACGACGGGGACTTCGCTGAACTCTACATGTTCAAATGGACAACACTTCTCATTCCGCCGACAACGCTTCTCATAGTGAACTTGGTTGGCGTCGTAGCTGGCATCTCCTACGCCATCAACAGTGGTTACCAATCATGGGGTCCCCTCTTTGGTAAACTCTTCTTTGCATTCTGGGTGATCATCCATTTGTACCCTTTCCTCAAAGGTCTCATGGGTCGCCAGAATCGAACGCCGACCATTGTGGTGGTTTGGTCCATTCTTCTTGCAtccattttttctcttttatggGTGAGAGTTGATCCATTCACCACAAGAGTCACTGGTCCTGATGCTGAGATATGTGGCATAAACTGCTAG